The following proteins come from a genomic window of Clostridiales bacterium:
- a CDS encoding GNAT family N-acetyltransferase: MSILKYKEKYESDLYKLYCKAHKIHFDEEKKNTEDKTFYSFNNFEIYLLSINKRLKGYVIFSKSYSFFGNNVIDIDDIFIEKDYCNYSNYCMLIESINKGFFRKKYKYCKLASRGKRDKKLVALFDLKPIKIMYEMQINLNNFKEIYMDDPKIITFKRGIDELKRAEVQNSIFSDSDEHVDCSVNDILYEEKQDFFIDDGCFFLNIDGITAGYSQIIIEKSSNPKPYIVNFGIVKKYRKQGHAKELLNHTLGIIKRKGFNNAYVMVNAGNIKAYNLYKGFGFHKVSTLCCYLFKY, encoded by the coding sequence GTGAGTATACTTAAGTATAAAGAAAAATATGAGTCGGATTTATATAAGCTTTATTGCAAAGCTCATAAGATTCATTTCGATGAAGAAAAGAAAAATACCGAAGATAAAACTTTTTACAGTTTTAACAATTTTGAAATATATCTGCTGTCCATAAATAAAAGGCTAAAGGGATATGTAATATTCTCAAAATCTTATTCTTTTTTTGGTAATAATGTAATAGACATCGATGATATTTTCATAGAAAAGGACTACTGTAATTATTCAAATTACTGTATGCTGATTGAATCCATCAATAAAGGCTTTTTCAGAAAGAAATACAAATACTGCAAGTTAGCTTCCAGGGGAAAAAGAGATAAGAAGCTGGTGGCATTGTTTGACCTGAAGCCTATTAAGATAATGTACGAGATGCAAATAAATCTCAACAATTTTAAGGAAATATATATGGATGATCCAAAGATCATAACTTTTAAAAGGGGAATAGATGAACTTAAAAGAGCAGAAGTGCAAAATTCTATTTTTTCTGATTCCGATGAACATGTGGACTGCAGTGTAAATGATATATTATATGAAGAAAAGCAGGATTTTTTTATTGATGACGGGTGCTTTTTCCTTAATATTGATGGGATCACAGCAGGTTATTCCCAGATAATTATAGAAAAATCCTCGAATCCAAAACCATATATCGTAAATTTCGGCATCGTTAAGAAATACAGGAAACAAGGGCATGCGAAGGAGCTTTTGAATCATACTCTGGGCATAATAAAAAGAAAGGGCTTCAATAACGCATATGTAATGGTAAATGCCGGCAACATAAAAGCCTATAATCTAT